From Aedes albopictus strain Foshan chromosome 1, AalbF5, whole genome shotgun sequence, one genomic window encodes:
- the LOC109422822 gene encoding transmembrane emp24 domain-containing protein bai, whose product MKRLRCGFLWLLIAVVCQQTEAIMFRLAPNMQKCLKDEMQGNQIVAGEYEVTGAPGQKINYVVRDSKGHIMSQKEDISKGKFSFTSEMYDTFEICFISQVPPTHRGIEQDVALDIKKGIETKSYEGIGEAAKLKPLEVDLKRLEDLSDAIVQDFALMRKREEEMRDTNESTNSRVLFFSIFSMCCLLGLATWQVLYLRRYFIAKKLI is encoded by the exons ATGAAGCGATTACGGTGCGGGTTTCTGTGGCTGTTGATTGCCGTCGTCTGCCAGCAGACGGAGGCAATTATGTTCCGCCTGGCACCGAACATGCAAAAGTGTCTCAAAGACGAAATGCAGGGCAATCAGATAGTGGCCGGCGAGTACGAGGTCACCGGTGCGCCCGGGCAGAAGATCAACTACGTG gTTCGCGACAGCAAGGGCCACATAATGTCCCAGAAGGAGGACATCAGTAAAGGCAAATTTTCGTTCACCTCGGAGATGTACGACACATTTGAGATCTGTTTCATCTCGCAGGTTCCGCCGA CTCACCGCGGGATTGAACAGGACGTCGCCCTGGACATTAAGAAGGGTATCGAAACCAAGAGTTACGAAGGT ATTGGTGAAGCCGCAAAGCTGAAACCTCTTGAAGTTGATCTCAAGCGTTTGGAGGATCTATCCGACGCCATCGTGCAGGACTTTGCTCTCATGCGAAAGCGCGAGGAGGAGATGCGTGACACCAACG AAAGTACCAACAGCCGCGTGTTGTTCTTCAGCATCTTCAGTATGTGCTGTCTGCTGGGGCTGGCCACGTGGCAGGTTCTGTACCTGAGGAGGTACTTTATCGCCAAGAAGCTGATCTAA